The Falco naumanni isolate bFalNau1 chromosome 1, bFalNau1.pat, whole genome shotgun sequence genome window below encodes:
- the LHX1 gene encoding LIM/homeobox protein Lhx1, with amino-acid sequence MVHCAGCKRPILDRFLLNVLDRAWHVKCVQCCECKCNLTEKCFSREGKLYCKNDFFRCFGTKCAGCAQGISPSDLVRRARSKVFHLNCFTCMMCNKQLSTGEELYIIDENKFVCKEDYLNNSNTAKENSLHSATTGSDPSLSPDSQDPSQDDAKDSESANVSDKETGSNENDDQNLGAKRRGPRTTIKAKQLETLKAAFAATPKPTRHIREQLAQETGLNMRVIQVWFQNRRSKERRMKQLSALGARRHAFFRSPRRMRPLVDRLEPGELIPNGPFSFYGDYQSEYYGPGSNYDFFPQGPPSSQAQTPVDLPFVPSSGPSGTPLGAMDHPLPGHHPSSEAQRFTDIMSHPPGDSPSPEPNLPGSLHSMSAEVFGPSPPFSSISVNGGANYGNHLSHPPEMNEAAVW; translated from the exons ATGGTTCACTGTGCAGGCTGCAAAAGGCCAATCTTGGACCGGTTTTTGTTGAATGTACTGGACAGGGCTTGGCATGTGAAGTGTGTTCAGTGCTGTGAATGTAAATGCAATTTGACAGAGAAATGCTTTTCGCGAGAAGGCAAGCTTTACTGCAAAAACGACTTCTTTCG GTGTTTCGGGACCAAGTGCGCGGGCTGTGCCCAAGGCATCTCCCCCAGCGACCTGGTCCGCAGAGCGCGGAGCAAAGTGTTCCACTTGAACTGTTTTACGTGTATGATGTGTAACAAGCAACTCTCAACCGGCGAGGAGCTCTACATCATAGACGAAAACAAGTTTGTCTGCAAAGAAGATTACCTAAATAACAGCAATACTGCCAAAGAAAACAGCCTGCATTCAG CCACCACCGGCAGTGACCCCAGCCTGTCCCCGGACTCCCAAGACCCCTCCCAAGACGACGCCAAGGACTCGGAAAGCGCCAACGTCTCCGACAAGGAGACTGGCAGCAACGAGAACGACGACCAGAACCTGGGGGCCAAGCGGCGGGGCCCCCGCACCACCATCAAGGCCAAGCAGCTAGAGACTCTGAAGGCCGCCTTCGCGGCCACCCCCAAGCCCACCCGGCACATCAGGGAGCAGCTGGCGCAGGAGACCGGCCTCAACATGCGGGTCATCCAG GTCTGGTTCCAGAACCGGCGCTCCAAGGAGCGGCGCATGAAGCAGCTGAGCGCGCTGGGCGCCCGGCGGCACGCCTTCTTCCGCAGCCCGCGCAGGATGCGGCCGCTGGTGGACCGGCTGGAGCCCGGGGAGCTCATCCCCAACGGACCCTTCTCCTTCTACGGAG ATTACCAGAGCGAGTATTATGGCCCTGGAAGCAATTATGATTTCTTCCCGCAAGGACCTCCTTCATCTCAAGCTCAGACACCCGTGGATCTCCCTTTCGTGCCCTCCTCGGGGCCGTCAGGCACTCCCCTGGGGGCCATGGACCACCCTCTGCCCGGACATCACCCCTCCAGTGAGGCCCAGCGCTTCACTGACATCATGTCGCACCCCCCAGGAGACTCGCCCAGCCCCGAACCCAACCTGCCCGGGTCCTTGCACTCCATGTCCGCCGAAGTTTTTGGCCCCAGCCCTCCATTTTCTTCGATATCCGTCAACGGTGGTGCTAACTATGGCAATCACTTGTCACATCCACCAGAAATGAatgaagcagctgtgtggtag